A region of the Lentimicrobium sp. L6 genome:
ATGAAAATAGAGGTTGGAACCATGACGGATCCAAATGATCCCTCCACGTTTACACTTTTAAATATTGTTGATATTAATTCAGGGGAATGGACCACAGAAGGCACATTAACTGCTTTAGGTGGGGTAGAAGGTATGATGCATATCGCTTTTAATGCTCCAGCTTCTTGTCCTGCATATACCATGATAGGAATTGATGATCTGCTTATTATAGCTGATGATGTTCAGTCTGATTGGCCATCTTATATAACAAACTTGGATATTACCGCAGGTGCTGAAGGAGCTGATTTTGCTATGGTATCTTGGACCAACCCGAGTGAACAAGCCGATGGAGATCCACTAACAGAATTAGATTCAATATCTATTTTTATGAATGATGTTTGGGCTTATTCAATCCTCAATCCTGTGATTGGTGCTGAGGAATCGGTTCAAATTGATATCCCAGAACCTGGTTTGTATGTTTACACTTTGACAGCTTATAATAGTGAAGGAGCCAGTGTGTCTATTTTTAATGATCCTCCAGTCTGGATAGGCATAGATACTCCTGGAAGTCCTGAAAATGTAGTGTTGACAGTGACAGACAATACGATTACTAATTTGAGCTGGACCCCTCCTACAATAGGAGCTCATGGGGGCTATTTTGATAATGTTATTGGTTCTTATAAAATTACCCGTGTTGATGGTTGGGAACATACAGTTACAGGAAGTGAGTTATCATTTACTGAAGAAGTAGATATGCCCGGTACTTATAGTTATTTTGTGGAAGGGATTAATTCTGCTGGAGAGGGTTTGCAAACAGAATCTAATGCTGGAGCCTATTATTTCGATGGTTATTTATTGGCAGAGGATTTTTGGGTTTCGAATCCTGCTTTAGATTGGGTATTGGAAGGTGAAGGTACAGATTTATGGTATCATTGGCCTACAGATTATGCTGGTGGGGATTATTGGGAATCAATATTCCATCCAAGTGCCACAGATCCATTTAATGGTATTGCTAGAGCCGTTTCACCTGTGTTAAATAGTGAAGGAGAAGTTTCTTTGACATTAAAATTTAAGCATTATCATAATTGGGCCGCGGGGTCTTATACGTTTAAAGTTCAAACCTCAGTTAATGGAACCGAATGGATAGATGCATGGTCCACAGAAGTTACTGGCTCAGTACCAGGTGAAACTAAGCTTATTGTTATTGATAATGAACATGTGGGATCTTCCACTTTTCAATTCTCTTATGTTTTTGAAGGTAATTCAGCCAATTTGGAGTTCTTAACCTTCGATGAAGTCAGACTTTACTCTTCTAGTAATGTTGATGTAGTAGCAACAGATTTAGTAATTCCTGCTATTATTCAACCTGCAGATGTAGTTTCTCCATCTGCATTTATCGAGAACTGGGGATATCAAGATACCGATTTTACGGCTGTTCTTACCTTTTATCAAGGAGATGAGACTGCCTATGTTTCTGAAATTAATTCTAATATTGCTGGAGGTTCTGATCAACAATTAGATTTTGAGAATTGGACGGCGGAGGAAGGAAGTTATTTAGCAGAATTTGTGGTGACAGCAGTAGGGGATGACGATCCTGATAATAATATCATAAGCGAATCTTTCAATGTAGTATATCTTAATGCCGAAAGAACTCTTGTGGTTTGTGAGGAAGCCACAGGAACTTGGTGTGGATATTGTCCTGGTGCAGCCATGGGTTTAGATGAATTGGTGGAGAATGCATGGCCAGTAGCAGTAGTTGCATACCATAGTGGTGATGATTACGAAACACCACAAGGAAGTGAAAGGCTAGATTATTATGAGGTTGGTGGGTATCCTACAGTTGTATTTGATGGTGTAGTACAATCAGTAGGAGGAAGTGCCACTGAGAGTATGTATGATAACTATCTACCCATAGTTCAGGATAGATTGTCTATACCCGCTGCGGTATCAGTAGAGATTGAAGATATTATATTTTCAGGGGATGCTTTAATTGCTAATATCTCTATGGAATCAGGCTCTCCATTGGAAGGTGATCAGATAGCATTAATAGCTGTCTTAGCTGAGTCACATATTCCAGAGAGTTGGCAAGGTTTTGATGAGTTAGATTTCGTGGAAAGAAGCATTTATAATGGTGCCATGGGGGTGCAACTGGACTTGTCAGATCAAATGGAAGAACAACAAATCAATATTGAATTGGATCCTAGCTGGGTGATGGATAATAGTGAACTGGTGGTATTTGTGCAAAATCTGGAGAGCAGAGAAATTTATAATGGTAATAAAATAGATCTGATGGCTGTTTCTATAAATGAAGTGAGCAAATGGGTCGCTATATATCCCAATCCTGCTTCTGATTTTATCAGTATCAGCAATTGTGGTGATGCGGATATCAACATTTATAACCTACAAGGACAACAAGTATTAAGTCAAAGAATAAATGGTGATTTCGATAGAATAAATGTTTCAGGTTTAGATTTTGGAATGTATACCATAGAATTTATACTAGAGGGAGAGAAGTTCACAAAAAAGATCATGATCAATAATTAGGAATTTTTTATAGTTGATGATAAGAGCCTCATAGCTTCAGCTATGGGGTTTTTATTTTTATAGCGTGAGTATGACGGATTAATAAAACCAACGTAAAGGCTTAATTAAATAGCCTAGGTAATTATCAAACTGAGGATGGTAGCCATGTTTAAAGCCTTCTTTGTACAGGTTAAATAGGTTTTCAGGGTAAGTGTAGTAGCTATACTTTTTAAGCTTCCAAGTAAAATTATTTACAAAAAAAAGAATAAAGAATGAGAAGGCAATAGACCAAACTAAGTATTCGGGTAATAAAAGCTGGACAAGTGTGGGTGGGATCAGGAAAATGGCGAAGTCGGCCAGAGAGGAAAGGTTGAATAAGTATAAGTTTCTTGGCTTCACTCTAAATATCAGGTGAATAATTTGTGAGGAAATCATGCTAATGCTAAAAGCTATTACTGAAGCCCAGAACAAATGTAAATCTACTTTCATCAGAATCAGAAGGAATACAGCAACTTTAAGCACTGAGGTAGAAATATGGATGATAGTAGACAAAAGTCCTCTAGGAATAAATATTTCTTCTTCTATCAGGTCGAAATTAGCTACTGATAGACCAATAATTCCTCTATAGGATTTAACATGAGGAGCATCGGTATAATAGCCATGATAAATAACCTCGTTTAATGCTTTTGAAGGCGGATGAAAATAGCAGGTT
Encoded here:
- a CDS encoding T9SS-dependent choice-of-anchor J family protein encodes the protein MRKFTLLILIGFIIHLGAFAQNSNKNVQETVFEEDFNGWTDIEAEGWFIYNEVSWNYIYPEADAITYFKQDPADYMMLITPEIDLTTASSLTFNHKKISSVEGMKIEVGTMTDPNDPSTFTLLNIVDINSGEWTTEGTLTALGGVEGMMHIAFNAPASCPAYTMIGIDDLLIIADDVQSDWPSYITNLDITAGAEGADFAMVSWTNPSEQADGDPLTELDSISIFMNDVWAYSILNPVIGAEESVQIDIPEPGLYVYTLTAYNSEGASVSIFNDPPVWIGIDTPGSPENVVLTVTDNTITNLSWTPPTIGAHGGYFDNVIGSYKITRVDGWEHTVTGSELSFTEEVDMPGTYSYFVEGINSAGEGLQTESNAGAYYFDGYLLAEDFWVSNPALDWVLEGEGTDLWYHWPTDYAGGDYWESIFHPSATDPFNGIARAVSPVLNSEGEVSLTLKFKHYHNWAAGSYTFKVQTSVNGTEWIDAWSTEVTGSVPGETKLIVIDNEHVGSSTFQFSYVFEGNSANLEFLTFDEVRLYSSSNVDVVATDLVIPAIIQPADVVSPSAFIENWGYQDTDFTAVLTFYQGDETAYVSEINSNIAGGSDQQLDFENWTAEEGSYLAEFVVTAVGDDDPDNNIISESFNVVYLNAERTLVVCEEATGTWCGYCPGAAMGLDELVENAWPVAVVAYHSGDDYETPQGSERLDYYEVGGYPTVVFDGVVQSVGGSATESMYDNYLPIVQDRLSIPAAVSVEIEDIIFSGDALIANISMESGSPLEGDQIALIAVLAESHIPESWQGFDELDFVERSIYNGAMGVQLDLSDQMEEQQINIELDPSWVMDNSELVVFVQNLESREIYNGNKIDLMAVSINEVSKWVAIYPNPASDFISISNCGDADINIYNLQGQQVLSQRINGDFDRINVSGLDFGMYTIEFILEGEKFTKKIMINN